A stretch of DNA from Campylobacter gracilis:
TGGTTCGGCGCATCGTAGGTAGCTACCGCATCGCGCGGAACGATGACGTCCTTATCCTCGCCAGTTTCGTTGAGATAGGTGCGCAGGCTAAGCGTGAACTGCATCACGCAGATGTCGGTGCAACAGCCCGTAATCACAAAGCGATCGAAGCCGTCCAGAATTTTCTTATCCAAATTATGAAAGCCGTTCGTGCTGCGCTTAAAAGTGACGTTTTGCTCGCTTACGTAGGGCGCGAGCTCCTCGATCACCTCCGCTTCGGGCGAGCCAACTAGACAGTGGATCGGGTAGCGCTTCATCTCCAAATCCCGCTCGGCGTGAGCGTCACAGATGAAATGCACATTTTTCGCCGCCTCAATCTGTTTAAGCACCGCAGGAGCGATCTTTGCTATGCTGGGATCGGCCATCGCGCCGAATTTTACGAAGCCGTTTACCATATCGATCACAAATACCAAAGTTTTCATCAAAACTCCTTATAAATTTCAGGTTTCATATCTTTTAAAAGATCCATTTTAGCGCGAAATTTTAAAATTTCATCTAAATTCGCTCGAGCAATCTTCACGGCCTCTTTTTTGCCTAGGCGCGCGACGATCTCACCGCCCGGACCGATCAGCATGGAATTTCCGCCGAAACTCTCGCCCTGCCCCGTATCGCCGCAGCCGTTTACTGCGCAGATAAAAATTTGATTTTCGATCGAGCGGGCCTTAGCGAGCGTGATAAAATGCTCTATGCGGCTTTGCGCAAACTGCGCGATCACAAAAACTATCTGCGCGCCGCAAAGCGCTAAGGCACGAAAAATTTCACAAAAGCGCAGATCATAGCAGATCACGACGCCGATTTTGACCGCGCGATTTTGAAATTTTATCTCGCAAATGCCTAGCTTATCGCCGCCGCTTACGATCTCGTTTTCGCGAGCGAGCGAAAAGGCATGGATCTTGTCGTAGCGTAAAATTTTGGCTCCGTTTTGATAGACGAAAGCGGAATTGTAAATTTTATCTTGCCTAGAATTTATCGCTCCGCCAATCAAAACGGCGCCGTTTTTTTGCGAAATTTCGCTTAAAAATTTTTTCGTATGAGCAGCGTTCGTATCGGCGAGCTCTTTAAATTTAGCCGTATTAAAACTCGTATTAAATGCCTCGGGCAGCACCGCTACGTCCGCACCGCGTTTTAACGCGCGGTTTATCAGCTCGCGCGCGCGAATAAAATTTTGCTCGCAATCTGCAAAATTTTGAGCTACTTTCACATCCATTTGCAAAATAGCGATTTTCATAAAACCTCCTATTTAGGCGCTAAGCGCATAACATTTGCATGCGTAAGCGCGATAGCTATGGCATCGGTGATGTCAAGCGGCTTAATCTCCTTATTAATCCCCAAGATCCGCTTCACCATGAACGCAACCTGCTCCTTCGCCGCCTTTGCTTTGCCCGTGACCGATTTTTTTACCTGAAGTGGCGTATATTCGGCAAAATTTCCAAAAATTTGTAAAATTTTAA
This window harbors:
- a CDS encoding cysteine hydrolase family protein, with protein sequence MKTLVFVIDMVNGFVKFGAMADPSIAKIAPAVLKQIEAAKNVHFICDAHAERDLEMKRYPIHCLVGSPEAEVIEELAPYVSEQNVTFKRSTNGFHNLDKKILDGFDRFVITGCCTDICVMQFTLSLRTYLNETGEDKDVIVPRDAVATYDAPNHERGYYDECALSLMQNAGILVI
- a CDS encoding nitrilase-related carbon-nitrogen hydrolase; amino-acid sequence: MKIAILQMDVKVAQNFADCEQNFIRARELINRALKRGADVAVLPEAFNTSFNTAKFKELADTNAAHTKKFLSEISQKNGAVLIGGAINSRQDKIYNSAFVYQNGAKILRYDKIHAFSLARENEIVSGGDKLGICEIKFQNRAVKIGVVICYDLRFCEIFRALALCGAQIVFVIAQFAQSRIEHFITLAKARSIENQIFICAVNGCGDTGQGESFGGNSMLIGPGGEIVARLGKKEAVKIARANLDEILKFRAKMDLLKDMKPEIYKEF